The DNA sequence CGGGCTTCGGCCAGTCGAAGGCAGCGCGCAACGGGTAGCTGCGCAGTGCCCAGCTCTCGGCGTGTGCGCCCTGCAGTCGCAGCAGCACCGGCCGCACCGTCAGCAGGAAGGTCACGAAGCTCGACACCGGATTGCCCGGCAGCCCCATGAACCACGCCTCGCTGCCGTCCTCGCGCCGCACCGCGCCGAAGGCGAGCGGCTTGCCCGGCTTCATCGCGATCTGCCACAGGTCGAGCCGCCCTTCGGCCTGCACCGCTGGGCGCAGGTGGTCTTCCTCGCCCATCGAGACGCCGCCGGACGTGATGATCAGGTCGCAGCGCGCCGCCGCCGCCCGCAGCGCGGCGCGGGTGGCGTCGAGCCGGTCCGGGACGATGCCCAGGTCCTGCACCTCGCAGCCCATCGCCTGCACCAGGCCGCGCAGCGTGTAGCGGTTGGAGTTGTAGATCGCGCCGGGGCGCATCTGCTCAGGCAGCACCTCGCCCGGCATCACCAGCTCGTCGCCAGTCGAGAACACGGCCACGCGCGGGCGCCGGGCGACTTTCAGCGTCGCGGCGCCGACCGAAGCGGCGAGTCCGAGCGCGGCCGGCGTCAGGCGCGTGCCCGCCGCGAGCACGACGGCGCCGCGCTGCACGTCCTCGCCACGGCGGCGGATCCATTGCCCGGCCGGCGGCACGAGATTGACGCGCACGGCGCCCAGCCCGTCACCTGCCACCGCCTCGCACTGCTCTTGCATCACGACGACATCGGCGCCGGGCGGCACCTGCGCGCCGGTGAAGATGCGGACCGCGGTGCCGGGTTGCAGCGGCTGGCCAACGACGCCCGCCGGGATGCGCTGGCTCACTGGCAGCACGGTGCCGACCACAGGCACGTCGGCCGCGCGCATCGCG is a window from the Sphaerotilus montanus genome containing:
- a CDS encoding molybdopterin molybdotransferase MoeA, with the translated sequence MATEPLNTAEPVAAPRRPVLQSLDDALATLLAAVSATCAAQSETVSTFDALGCVLAEDVCSLLDVPPADNTSMDGYAMRAADVPVVGTVLPVSQRIPAGVVGQPLQPGTAVRIFTGAQVPPGADVVVMQEQCEAVAGDGLGAVRVNLVPPAGQWIRRRGEDVQRGAVVLAAGTRLTPAALGLAASVGAATLKVARRPRVAVFSTGDELVMPGEVLPEQMRPGAIYNSNRYTLRGLVQAMGCEVQDLGIVPDRLDATRAALRAAAARCDLIITSGGVSMGEEDHLRPAVQAEGRLDLWQIAMKPGKPLAFGAVRREDGSEAWFMGLPGNPVSSFVTFLLTVRPVLLRLQGAHAESWALRSYPLRAAFDWPKPDRRREFVRARVNAEGAVELFPNQSSGVLTSAVWADGLVDIAAGQVITRGEVVRFVPLSELG